The following proteins come from a genomic window of Bradyrhizobium paxllaeri:
- a CDS encoding IS110 family transposase, whose protein sequence is MQASTVATPTAGHIGTIFVAIELSQRSWRVALHSPDKDKISHHKLEGGDHAELLALVGRVRERAARTLGGVPAVASCYEAGYDGFWLHRLLLAAGITNYVFDPASIAVDQRARRVKTDRIDGERMLRTLMAYLRGEPRVVRIVRVPAAEQEDARRGSRERDRLIKEQTAHTNRIKALLRLRGMAVGNPRRRDWLSWLATQRDWQGQAVPPRMLSEIRHEHARLMLVRDRLDVLAQEAAAAEPMPAEAEMTRRSELLRRLKCLGPAFATTLTSEVFYKDFRNRREVGSYFGLTPSPWRSGGIDRDQGISKAGNPRARCAAIELAWLWLRHQPDSKLTLEYRKRTLDAGKRIKRVAIVALARKLMVALWRYLTTGLVPEGAVLKAVKI, encoded by the coding sequence ATGCAAGCATCCACCGTAGCCACGCCCACCGCCGGCCATATTGGCACAATTTTCGTTGCAATCGAACTGAGCCAGCGGAGCTGGCGGGTCGCGCTGCACAGCCCGGACAAGGACAAGATATCGCACCACAAGCTGGAGGGTGGCGATCATGCCGAGCTGTTGGCGTTGGTGGGTCGGGTTCGGGAGCGGGCGGCTCGAACGCTGGGAGGCGTTCCGGCGGTGGCGAGCTGCTACGAGGCGGGCTACGACGGGTTCTGGCTGCACCGGCTGCTGCTGGCGGCCGGCATCACGAACTACGTGTTTGATCCCGCCAGCATTGCGGTGGACCAGCGGGCGCGGCGGGTGAAGACCGACCGGATCGATGGCGAGCGGATGCTGCGCACGCTGATGGCGTATCTGCGCGGCGAGCCGCGGGTGGTGCGGATCGTCCGGGTGCCTGCAGCCGAACAGGAGGACGCCCGCCGCGGCAGCCGCGAACGCGACCGGCTGATCAAGGAGCAAACCGCTCACACCAACCGGATCAAGGCACTGCTGCGGCTGCGGGGCATGGCGGTCGGGAACCCGCGGCGGCGCGACTGGCTGAGCTGGCTGGCAACGCAGCGGGATTGGCAAGGCCAGGCGGTGCCGCCGCGGATGCTGAGCGAGATCCGACACGAGCACGCGCGGCTGATGCTGGTGCGCGATCGGCTCGACGTGCTCGCGCAGGAGGCGGCCGCAGCGGAGCCAATGCCTGCGGAAGCCGAGATGACCCGGCGCAGCGAACTGCTGCGCCGGCTCAAATGTCTCGGCCCGGCGTTCGCGACGACGCTGACCAGCGAGGTGTTCTACAAGGACTTCCGCAATCGCCGCGAGGTCGGGAGTTATTTCGGACTGACGCCCAGTCCATGGCGGAGCGGCGGCATCGACCGCGACCAGGGCATCAGCAAGGCGGGCAACCCGCGCGCCCGCTGTGCCGCGATCGAACTGGCCTGGCTGTGGCTGCGGCATCAGCCGGACAGCAAGCTGACCTTGGAGTACCGCAAGCGCACGCTCGATGCCGGCAAGCGCATCAAGCGCGTCGCCATCGTCGCCCTGGCGCGCAAGCTGATGGTGGCGCTGTGGCGCTACCTCACGACCGGTCTCGTGCCGGAAGGCGCGGTGCTCAAGGCCGTAAAGATCTAA
- a CDS encoding 2-isopropylmalate synthase, translated as MTTANKSEKDRVIIFDTTLRDGEQCPGATMTYEEKLEVAEMLDDMGVDVIEAGFPITSEGDFQAVSEIARRSKNAVIAGLSRAHPKDIDRCAEAVKFAKRGRVHTVIATSPLHMRVKLNMTPEQVIETSIANVTRARNQIDDVEWSAEDGTRSEMDFLCRIVEAVIKAGATTVNIPDTVGYTVPEEYTHFMRTLIERVPNSDKAIFSVHCHNDLGMAVANSLAGIAGGARQVECTVNGIGERAGNAALEEIVMAINVRNDKFPWWNKIDTTQLTRASKLVSAATSFPVQYNKAIVGRNAFAHESGIHQDGVLKDASTYEIMRPEMVGLKQSSLVLGKHSGRHAFVHKLEEMGYKLGPNQLEDAFARMKALADRKKDIYDEDIEALVDEEMAASHDRIKLTSLTVIAGTHGPQRATMKLDVDGQVKIEEAEGNGPVDAVFNCIKALVPHEAKLELYQVHAVTEGTDAQAEVSVRLSHEGRSMTARAADPDTLVASAKAYLGALNKIVMKRQRDMPAQAAG; from the coding sequence ATGACCACCGCCAACAAGTCCGAGAAGGACCGCGTCATCATTTTTGACACCACGCTGCGTGACGGCGAGCAGTGCCCCGGCGCGACCATGACCTACGAGGAAAAGCTCGAGGTCGCCGAGATGCTCGACGACATGGGCGTCGACGTCATCGAGGCTGGCTTCCCGATCACCTCGGAAGGTGATTTTCAGGCGGTCAGCGAGATCGCCCGCCGCTCCAAGAATGCCGTGATCGCCGGCCTGTCGCGCGCGCACCCGAAGGACATCGACCGCTGCGCCGAGGCGGTGAAGTTCGCCAAGCGCGGCCGCGTCCACACCGTGATCGCGACCTCGCCCTTGCACATGCGCGTCAAGCTGAACATGACGCCGGAGCAGGTGATCGAAACCTCGATCGCCAACGTCACCCGCGCCCGCAACCAGATCGACGACGTCGAATGGTCGGCGGAAGACGGCACCCGCAGCGAGATGGACTTCCTCTGCCGCATCGTCGAGGCCGTCATCAAGGCCGGCGCCACCACGGTGAACATCCCCGACACGGTTGGTTATACCGTGCCGGAGGAATACACCCACTTCATGCGCACGCTGATCGAGCGCGTGCCGAACTCCGACAAGGCGATCTTCTCCGTCCACTGCCATAACGACCTCGGCATGGCGGTGGCGAACTCGCTGGCCGGCATCGCCGGCGGCGCGCGGCAGGTCGAATGCACCGTCAATGGCATCGGCGAGCGGGCCGGCAACGCCGCGCTCGAAGAGATCGTGATGGCGATCAACGTGCGCAACGACAAATTCCCGTGGTGGAACAAGATCGACACCACGCAACTGACGCGGGCCTCGAAACTGGTATCGGCGGCGACCTCGTTCCCGGTGCAGTACAACAAGGCAATCGTCGGCCGTAACGCCTTCGCGCATGAGAGCGGCATCCACCAGGACGGCGTGCTGAAGGACGCTTCCACCTACGAGATCATGCGGCCCGAAATGGTCGGCCTGAAGCAGTCCTCGCTGGTGCTGGGCAAGCATTCCGGCCGGCACGCCTTCGTGCACAAGCTGGAGGAGATGGGCTACAAGCTCGGCCCGAACCAGCTGGAAGATGCCTTCGCGCGGATGAAGGCGCTGGCCGACCGCAAGAAGGACATCTACGATGAGGACATCGAGGCGCTGGTCGATGAGGAAATGGCTGCCTCGCATGATCGCATCAAGCTGACCTCGCTGACCGTCATCGCCGGCACCCACGGTCCGCAGCGCGCGACCATGAAGCTCGACGTCGACGGCCAGGTGAAGATCGAGGAAGCCGAAGGCAACGGCCCGGTCGATGCGGTCTTCAACTGCATCAAGGCGCTGGTGCCGCACGAGGCCAAGCTGGAGCTGTATCAGGTCCACGCCGTCACCGAAGGCACCGACGCGCAGGCCGAAGTCTCCGTGCGTCTCTCGCATGAGGGCCGCTCCATGACGGCGCGCGCCGCGGACCCGGATACGCTGGTCGCCTCGGCAAAGGCCTATCTCGGCGCGCTCAACAAGATCGTCATGAAGCGCCAGCGCGATATGCCGGCCCAGGCGGCGGGCTGA